Proteins encoded in a region of the Candidozyma auris chromosome 7, complete sequence genome:
- a CDS encoding serine/threonine protein kinase BUD32, whose protein sequence is MAKLAKIGVSAPTLISLDAPNGVIWMEHVGKDLPNGTVSSIKNYLWYLEKDVGREACLSGEVEQVLKRTGSVIAKLHLNDMIHGDLTTSNLVLQDDDVYLIDFGLSSYSNLPEDKAVDLYVMERAVLSTHSDFAEQYNQWLLKGYEELHESMASTGGRKKYKETINKLEDVRLRGRKRSMLG, encoded by the coding sequence ATGGCGAAGTTGGCGAAAATCGGCGTATCTGCTCCAACGCTCATTCTGCTAGATGCTCCTAATGGAGTGATCTGGATGGAGCATGTAGGAAAGGATCTCCCGAATGGGACGGTGTCGCTGATCAAAAATTACTTGTGGTACTTGGAAAAGGATGTGGGAAGAGAGGCATGTTTATCTGGCGAAGTGGAGCAGGTCTTGAAACGAACAGGGTCTGTCATTGCCAAATTGCATTTGAACGATATGATCCACGGCGACTTGACCACGCTGAACTTGGTTTTgcaagatgatgatgtctACCTTATTGACTTTGGGCTTTCGTCGTACTCAAATCTTCCAGAGGACAAAGCCGTTGACTTGTACGTGATGGAAAGGGCCGTGTTGAGCACCCACTCAGACTTTGCCGAACAGTATAACCAGTGGCTCTTAAAAGGGTATGAGGAGCTTCACGAGAGTATGGCTAGCACgggaggaagaaaaaagtacAAAGAAACGATCAATAAGCTAGAAGATGTCAGGTTGCGTGGACGCAAGAGATCCATGTTGGGCTGA